In Harmonia axyridis chromosome 6, icHarAxyr1.1, whole genome shotgun sequence, a single window of DNA contains:
- the LOC123681644 gene encoding histone H4 has translation MTGRGKGGKGLGKGGAKRHRKVLRDNIQGITKPAIRRLARRGGVKRISGLIYEETRGVLKVFLENVIRDAVTYTEHAKRKTVTAMDVVYALKRQGRTLYGFGG, from the coding sequence ATGACTGGCAGAGGCAAAGGTGGTAAGGGTTTGGGAAAAGGTGGCGCTAAGCGTCACAGGAAAGTTCTACGAGACAATATCCAAGGAATCACGAAGCCCGCTATCAGAAGATTGGCCCGCCGCGGTGGGGTGAAACGTATCTCTGGTTTGATTTACGAAGAAACTAGAGGTGTACTTAAGGTATTCCTAGAAAACGTTATTAGAGACGCTGTAACTTACACCGAACACGCAAAAAGGAAGACTGTAACAGCAATGGACGTCGTATATGCTTTGAAACGCCAAGGTCGTACGTTGTACGGTTTCGGAGGTTAA
- the LOC123681639 gene encoding histone H3, giving the protein MARTKQTARKSTGGKAPRKQLATKAARKSAPATGGVKKPHRYRPGTVALREIRRYQKSTELLIRKLPFQRLVREIAQDFKTDLRFQSSAVMALQEASEAYLVGLFEDTNLCAIHAKRVTIMPKDIQLARRIRGERA; this is encoded by the coding sequence ATGGCCCGTACGAAGCAAACCGCAAGAAAATCCACTGGCGGAAAGGCACCGCGTAAGCAACTTGCCACAAAAGCGGCACGTAAAAGTGCACCCGCTACTGGTGGCGTAAAAAAACCTCATCGTTACCGTCCAGGTACCGTAGCTCTTCGTGAGATCCGTCGTTATCAGAAAAGTACCGAGCTGTTGATTCGCAAACTTCCTTTCCAAAGGTTAGTGCGCGAAATTGCCCAAGACTTCAAGACCGATCTCCGTTTCCAGAGCTCCGCCGTGATGGCCCTTCAAGAAGCTAGCGAAGCTTATCTGGTCGGTCTATTCGAAGATACAAATTTATGTGCCATTCACGCCAAGAGAGTAACCATTATGCCGAAGGACATTCAACTTGCTCGACGTATCCGTGGCGAACGTGCTTAA